One window of the Benincasa hispida cultivar B227 chromosome 3, ASM972705v1, whole genome shotgun sequence genome contains the following:
- the LOC120072569 gene encoding protein ANTHESIS POMOTING FACTOR 1 produces the protein MGGASSEREEKVSLELTEEILQSMEVGMTFRDYNGRISSMDFHRTSSYLVTASDDESIRLYDVASATCLKTINSKKYGVDLVCFTSHPTTVIYSSKNGWDESLRLLSLNDNKYLRYFRGHHDRVVSLSLCARKECFISGSLDRTVLLWDQRAEKCQGLLRVQGKPATAYDEQGVVFSIAFGGYIRMFDARKYEKGPFDIFSVGEDISDANIVKFSNDGRLMLLTTSDGHIHVLDSFRGTLLSTYNVKPISSNLTLEASFSPEGMFVISGSGDGSVYAWSVRSGKEVASWMSTEMEPPVIKWAPGSLMFATGSSELSFWIPDLSKLGAYVDRK, from the exons ATGGGAG GGGCTTCATCCGAAAGGGAGGAGAAAGTGTCATTGGAGCTAACTGAAGAAATCCTTCAAAGCATGGAAGTCGGCATGACATTCAGAGACTAT AATGGTAGAATCAGTTCAATGGATTTTCATAGGACTTCAAGCTATCTGGTGACTGCCAGTGATGATGAATCCATCCGACTTTATGATGTTGCCAGTGCAAC ATGTTTGAAAACAATTAACAGCAAAAAGTACGGGGTTGATCTGGTTTGCTTTACTTCTCATCCTACAACAGTGATATATTCTTCAAAAAATGGATGGGATG AGTCTCTGCGACTTCTCTCCTTGAACGACAATAAGTACCTGCGGTACTTTAGAGGTCATCATGACAG AGTTGTATCACTCAGCTTATGTGCTCGCAAAGAATGCTTTATATCCGGCTCTCTTGATCGAACTGTGTTGCTTTGGGATCAAAGGGCAGAGAAGTGCCAG gGTCTTTTACGTGTACAAGGAAAGCCAGCTACAGCATACGATGAGCAAGGTGTGGTCTTTTCCATTGCCTTTGGGGGTTACATACGGATGTTTGATGCTCGCAAATATGAGAAG GGTCCTTTCGATATATTTTCTGTTGGGGAAGATATATCTGACGCAAATATTGTAAAGTTCAGTAATGATGGGAGACTCATGTTGTTGACAACTTCGGATGGGCATATTCATGTTCTTGATTCTTTCAGAGGAACACTA TTATCTACATACAATGTAAAACCCATTTCTAGCAATTTGACGTTGGAGGCATCTTTTAGTCCAGAGGGAATGTTTGTGATATCAG GTTCAGGAGATGGCAGTGTTTATGCTTGGAGTGTAAGGAGTGGAAAAGAG GTTGCAAGCTGGATGAGCACTGAAATGGAGCCTCCTGTCATAAAATGGGCTCCGGGAAGTCTAATGTTTGCGACTGGATCTTCTGAACTGTCATTTTGGATACCTGATTTGTCTAAATTGGGAGCTTATGTAGACAGAAAATAG
- the LOC120074583 gene encoding protein WUSCHEL isoform X2: MDLPKHQQQQQVNDQDGSNNNNGKGGFLCRQSSTRWTPTTDQIRILKELYYNNGVRSPSADQIQRISARLRQYGKIEGKNVFYWFQNHKARERQKKRFTTTASASASSSPTHHHQQHQFPLPKHQHISSTNNINNWKPHDSSSSSPLFHNKAPSSSVMVAVGHMGNYGYGSPTFDNSFRECSISSGGGSSVVGYRSHNMGSWIGVDPYSSPTAAAAAGANVFEKTKYVEESMEDEDQDIETLPLFPIHGDRNLGGFCSMKPEYSDSYYTTTWYGRSDDGAASSRASLELSLNSYAAISPDDGM; the protein is encoded by the exons ATGGATCTTCCCAAACACCAACAGCAGCAGCAAGTAAATGATCAAGATGGAAGCAATAACAATAATGGGAAAGGTGGGTTTTTATGCAGGCAAAGTAGTACTCGTTGGACTCCAACCACTGACCAAATACGTATATTGAAAGAGCTTTATTATAACAATGGTGTTAGGTCCCCAAGTGCTGATCAAATTCAGAGGATCTCTGCTAGGCTTAGACAGTACGGTAAGATTGAAGGCAAAAACGTTTTTTATTGGTTTCAGAACCATAAGGCTCGTGAAAGACAGAAAAAAAGATTCACTACTACTGCTTCTGCTTCTGCTTCTTCTTCCCCCACTCATCATCATCAACAACATCAATTTCCTTTACCAAAACACCAACATATTTCTTCaactaataatattaataattggAAGCCTCACGattcctcctcttcttctccaTTGTTCCACAACAAAG CTCCATCTTCTTCCGTTATGGTTGCCGTGGGGCATATGGGAAATTACGGATATGGGTCTCCCACTTTTGACAACAGTTTCAGA GAATGTTCAATATCGTCGGGAGGAGGTAGCAGCGTAGTCGGGTATCGGAGCCACAACATGGGATCATGGATTGGCGTCGATCCGTATTCTTCTCCGACAGCGGCGGCGGCAGCGGGAGCCAATGTCTTTGAAAAGACAAAATATGTTGAAGAATCCATGGAAGACGAGGACCAAGATATCGAAACTCTCCCCCTCTTTCCCATCCACGGTGACCGGAATCTCGGTGGTTTCTGCAGCATGAAGCCGGAATATTCCGACAGCTACTACACCACCACTTGGTACGGACGCTCTGACGACGGCGCCGCCAGTTCTCGGGCTTCGCTCGAACTCAGCCTCAACTCTTACGCCGCTATCTCACCGGATGATGGAATGTGA
- the LOC120074583 gene encoding protein WUSCHEL isoform X1, translating into MDLPKHQQQQQVNDQDGSNNNNGKGGFLCRQSSTRWTPTTDQIRILKELYYNNGVRSPSADQIQRISARLRQYGKIEGKNVFYWFQNHKARERQKKRFTTTASASASSSPTHHHQQHQFPLPKHQHISSTNNINNWKPHDSSSSSPLFHNKAAPSSSVMVAVGHMGNYGYGSPTFDNSFRECSISSGGGSSVVGYRSHNMGSWIGVDPYSSPTAAAAAGANVFEKTKYVEESMEDEDQDIETLPLFPIHGDRNLGGFCSMKPEYSDSYYTTTWYGRSDDGAASSRASLELSLNSYAAISPDDGM; encoded by the exons ATGGATCTTCCCAAACACCAACAGCAGCAGCAAGTAAATGATCAAGATGGAAGCAATAACAATAATGGGAAAGGTGGGTTTTTATGCAGGCAAAGTAGTACTCGTTGGACTCCAACCACTGACCAAATACGTATATTGAAAGAGCTTTATTATAACAATGGTGTTAGGTCCCCAAGTGCTGATCAAATTCAGAGGATCTCTGCTAGGCTTAGACAGTACGGTAAGATTGAAGGCAAAAACGTTTTTTATTGGTTTCAGAACCATAAGGCTCGTGAAAGACAGAAAAAAAGATTCACTACTACTGCTTCTGCTTCTGCTTCTTCTTCCCCCACTCATCATCATCAACAACATCAATTTCCTTTACCAAAACACCAACATATTTCTTCaactaataatattaataattggAAGCCTCACGattcctcctcttcttctccaTTGTTCCACAACAAAG CAGCTCCATCTTCTTCCGTTATGGTTGCCGTGGGGCATATGGGAAATTACGGATATGGGTCTCCCACTTTTGACAACAGTTTCAGA GAATGTTCAATATCGTCGGGAGGAGGTAGCAGCGTAGTCGGGTATCGGAGCCACAACATGGGATCATGGATTGGCGTCGATCCGTATTCTTCTCCGACAGCGGCGGCGGCAGCGGGAGCCAATGTCTTTGAAAAGACAAAATATGTTGAAGAATCCATGGAAGACGAGGACCAAGATATCGAAACTCTCCCCCTCTTTCCCATCCACGGTGACCGGAATCTCGGTGGTTTCTGCAGCATGAAGCCGGAATATTCCGACAGCTACTACACCACCACTTGGTACGGACGCTCTGACGACGGCGCCGCCAGTTCTCGGGCTTCGCTCGAACTCAGCCTCAACTCTTACGCCGCTATCTCACCGGATGATGGAATGTGA